A region from the Palaeococcus ferrophilus DSM 13482 genome encodes:
- a CDS encoding DUF427 domain-containing protein, whose translation MVRAVWNGEVIAEAGSGEVVLLEGNVYFPPWGVRWEFLRESDTHTTCPWKGVASYYHVVVGGHVNKDAAWYYPEPKEAAKAIKGYVAFWRGVRIERDEENAEV comes from the coding sequence ATGGTTAGAGCTGTTTGGAACGGAGAAGTTATTGCCGAGGCAGGGAGCGGGGAAGTGGTTCTTCTCGAGGGCAACGTGTATTTCCCACCGTGGGGCGTGAGATGGGAGTTCCTCAGGGAGAGCGACACTCACACGACCTGCCCCTGGAAGGGCGTGGCGAGTTACTACCACGTTGTGGTCGGCGGTCATGTGAACAAAGACGCCGCATGGTATTACCCCGAACCTAAGGAGGCCGCGAAGGCCATCAAGGGGTACGTTGCCTTCTGGAGGGGCGTTAGGATAGAGAGGGATGAGGAAAATGCGGAAGTTTGA